In the genome of Gemmatimonas sp., one region contains:
- a CDS encoding creatininase family protein — MRARLMVLLTMPLLAASASAQVTGGAGGAGSAGGAAQAGQAAQRQAAANKPRTIDGINTVWLEELTQPEFRDMIKDGYTTVLIMTGGVENNDGNLQMNKHNINIKLLGEMMARKMGKTLLAPLVTLEPGNAGPNIQPGRAGPMLSQATYAALLFDMGNFLRSMGFKEIYYMGDSGGNGRGMQTAADSLTKVYADSPDKVWFKHIPEFYNHTSVVQPYIQNELKIPEGIKIGASTGTSGLHEELGIDATMALADPQSIRFAQRVKAGQAEINGITFESLTWLQELGRKVADLRVTTTINAITAYRAMLPKR, encoded by the coding sequence ATGCGAGCACGACTGATGGTGCTGTTGACGATGCCACTGCTGGCGGCGAGCGCATCGGCGCAAGTAACGGGAGGCGCCGGCGGTGCAGGTAGTGCCGGGGGCGCGGCGCAGGCGGGTCAGGCGGCTCAGCGGCAGGCGGCGGCGAACAAGCCGCGCACCATCGACGGCATCAACACCGTGTGGCTGGAGGAACTCACGCAGCCTGAGTTCCGCGACATGATCAAGGACGGCTACACGACGGTGTTGATCATGACGGGAGGCGTCGAGAATAACGACGGAAACCTCCAGATGAACAAGCACAACATCAATATCAAGCTGCTGGGCGAGATGATGGCGCGGAAGATGGGCAAGACGCTGCTCGCGCCGCTGGTCACGCTCGAACCCGGAAATGCCGGGCCCAACATTCAGCCCGGTCGCGCGGGCCCGATGCTCTCGCAGGCGACATACGCGGCGCTGCTGTTCGACATGGGGAACTTCCTGCGCAGCATGGGCTTCAAGGAAATCTACTACATGGGCGACAGTGGCGGTAACGGTCGTGGCATGCAGACGGCGGCCGATTCACTCACGAAAGTGTACGCCGACAGTCCGGACAAAGTGTGGTTCAAGCACATCCCCGAGTTCTACAACCACACCAGTGTGGTGCAGCCGTACATCCAGAACGAACTCAAGATCCCCGAAGGCATCAAGATCGGCGCGAGCACCGGCACCAGCGGACTGCACGAGGAGCTCGGCATCGACGCCACGATGGCGCTGGCGGATCCGCAGTCGATTCGTTTCGCGCAGCGCGTGAAGGCCGGGCAGGCGGAGATCAATGGCATCACGTTCGAGTCGCTGACGTGGCTGCAGGAGCTCGGCCGCAAAGTGGCCGACTTGCGCGTGACCACGACGATCAACGCGATCACCGCCTACCGGGCGATGCTGCCAAAACGGTAA
- a CDS encoding S41 family peptidase produces the protein MTAPLIIRPLLLAGMLTLAAASAPRALAAQDQPIASDVKAYLRQFVNKLREFRVGSDEVDWGQVESKALAAAAGAQTITDAHPGIRAALVEIRDPWAVYRSASGQVVGPDQPRCVRTTATAPSVPADVGYLKATPTPNRGIRAEREAAVAVRTKLKSGDDNGAVHWIIDLRGYFMGTLPAAVIGLSPIMGDGTVFKMQYANNVVPFNANESSIKSNGDELQIDLGRFKLSSQKRRIAVLVDGGTAGVGELLAIAFMGRSNTRVFGTPTCGIPPMRLVPQKLKDGAEFSLSAFRVQDRDGRVYRGPIEPTERIEGESELFSRALAWVSTGK, from the coding sequence ATGACCGCCCCGTTGATCATTCGTCCGTTGTTGCTTGCCGGTATGCTCACCCTCGCCGCAGCCAGTGCGCCCCGTGCGCTTGCGGCGCAAGACCAGCCCATCGCGTCGGACGTCAAAGCGTACCTGCGCCAGTTCGTCAACAAGCTGCGTGAGTTCCGGGTCGGCAGCGACGAAGTGGATTGGGGACAGGTCGAATCCAAGGCGCTGGCGGCCGCCGCCGGCGCGCAGACGATCACCGACGCCCACCCCGGCATTCGCGCGGCCCTTGTCGAGATCCGCGATCCGTGGGCCGTCTACCGTTCCGCCTCCGGTCAGGTCGTTGGCCCTGATCAGCCGCGTTGTGTGCGCACCACTGCCACCGCGCCGTCAGTGCCGGCCGATGTTGGATATCTGAAGGCGACGCCGACGCCCAACCGTGGAATCCGCGCCGAGCGCGAGGCGGCGGTGGCGGTACGTACCAAACTCAAATCGGGTGACGACAACGGCGCCGTGCACTGGATCATCGACCTGCGCGGGTACTTCATGGGCACGCTGCCAGCCGCTGTGATCGGGCTCTCGCCGATCATGGGCGATGGCACCGTCTTCAAGATGCAATACGCCAACAATGTCGTCCCATTCAACGCCAACGAATCGTCCATCAAGTCCAACGGGGACGAGCTGCAGATAGACCTCGGCAGGTTCAAGTTGTCGAGTCAGAAGCGGCGCATCGCCGTGCTGGTGGACGGAGGCACCGCCGGTGTCGGCGAGTTGCTGGCCATCGCGTTCATGGGGCGCAGCAACACGCGGGTGTTCGGGACACCGACCTGTGGCATTCCGCCCATGCGACTAGTGCCGCAGAAGTTGAAGGACGGCGCCGAGTTCTCGCTGTCGGCGTTTCGGGTGCAGGACCGCGACGGGCGGGTGTATCGCGGGCCAATCGAGCCCACTGAGCGCATTGAGGGCGAGTCGGAGCTGTTCTCGCGCGCGCTGGCGTGGGTGTCCACCGGGAAGTAA
- a CDS encoding CocE/NonD family hydrolase: MQTSVFGLGLLLAFAACKSTPATVSHPRIAADAGVPIAADVILPLVIPEGGVPVVLIQTRYWRSFRLRGGTSRDRVPMGPREAIVERLVTAGFGVVVTDARGTGASGGTWRWPWSEGEVRDMGHVIDWITTQRWSNGAVGATGVSYEGTTALLSATAGRPALRAILAREIEWSLVDEIIAPGQVRNVGFVGAWSRAVDALDHGRLPELFPALARLGIHGVHPTDDDPKGEVLREVQRQRPSADVAGRVRAVRHGYDRFGPDGPPSDSLGPAGHAATLATSTAVVAIWGSWWDGATADAVLRAQQQMPVREALIGPWAHEGTTNASPLRGDNSERATVDLDAVVAFFRRHLTQRSAAPTPSVPRVSWYVAGAERWRSSEQWPTTAPHTLHLVGAHLRDHAAAGDARSLSVDFAATTGRNTRWTTGLARPVDAPDRAHVRGVVSWRTAPLDAPLSVFGDSQFVCDVTLDAPEAALHVYVESVDPAQRVRLLTEGTQRIRQGAVAVRIRPVAFELPAGWSLRLSIAGADAPSFERVPASGAQRIQFAGTGCRLTLPVVA; this comes from the coding sequence GTGCAGACGTCAGTGTTCGGCCTCGGCCTTCTTCTCGCGTTCGCCGCCTGCAAATCGACGCCGGCGACCGTTTCGCACCCACGGATCGCCGCCGACGCCGGCGTTCCGATCGCCGCGGACGTGATCCTACCCTTGGTGATTCCCGAGGGCGGCGTCCCGGTCGTGCTCATCCAAACGCGATACTGGCGAAGCTTCCGTCTGCGCGGAGGGACTTCGCGCGACCGGGTGCCAATGGGTCCACGCGAGGCGATCGTCGAGCGACTCGTGACCGCCGGATTTGGCGTAGTGGTGACCGACGCGCGTGGGACCGGCGCGTCGGGAGGCACGTGGCGCTGGCCGTGGTCCGAGGGCGAGGTCCGCGACATGGGGCACGTCATCGACTGGATCACGACGCAGCGCTGGTCCAACGGTGCGGTGGGCGCGACGGGCGTGTCCTACGAGGGCACGACGGCGCTGCTATCGGCCACGGCCGGCCGCCCCGCTTTACGTGCGATCCTGGCCCGTGAGATTGAATGGAGCCTCGTCGACGAGATCATCGCGCCCGGTCAGGTGCGCAATGTCGGCTTCGTCGGCGCGTGGAGCCGCGCGGTCGATGCGCTGGATCACGGACGGCTACCTGAACTCTTTCCAGCACTCGCCCGTCTCGGCATTCACGGTGTGCACCCCACGGACGACGACCCGAAAGGCGAGGTGCTGCGCGAAGTGCAGCGTCAGCGCCCGTCGGCCGACGTGGCGGGTCGCGTACGCGCCGTGCGACATGGATACGATCGATTCGGCCCCGATGGTCCGCCATCGGACTCACTCGGTCCGGCCGGACATGCGGCAACGCTGGCGACATCCACGGCGGTGGTCGCTATTTGGGGCAGCTGGTGGGACGGAGCGACGGCCGACGCGGTGCTGCGTGCGCAACAGCAGATGCCCGTCCGCGAGGCCCTCATCGGGCCGTGGGCGCACGAAGGCACCACGAACGCCAGCCCATTGCGTGGCGATAACAGTGAACGTGCGACCGTCGATCTCGATGCCGTGGTGGCGTTCTTCCGGCGTCACCTGACTCAGCGCAGCGCGGCGCCGACGCCTTCGGTGCCACGCGTGTCGTGGTATGTCGCTGGAGCCGAGCGCTGGCGGTCATCGGAACAGTGGCCGACCACCGCGCCACACACGCTGCACCTCGTGGGTGCGCATTTGCGTGATCATGCAGCGGCGGGTGATGCGCGATCGCTGTCAGTGGACTTCGCCGCCACGACCGGGCGAAACACGCGATGGACGACGGGATTGGCGCGACCGGTCGACGCGCCCGATCGCGCGCATGTCCGTGGTGTCGTGTCATGGCGCACGGCGCCACTCGACGCTCCGCTCTCGGTGTTCGGCGATTCGCAGTTCGTCTGTGACGTGACGCTGGATGCGCCGGAGGCAGCGCTCCACGTGTACGTGGAGTCGGTCGATCCGGCGCAGCGCGTGCGGCTACTCACGGAAGGTACGCAACGCATTCGTCAGGGCGCGGTTGCGGTTCGTATCAGGCCGGTGGCATTCGAGCTGCCGGCTGGATGGTCACTCCGCCTTTCTATCGCTGGCGCCGATGCGCCGAGCTTCGAGCGCGTGCCCGCTTCGGGAGCGCAGCGCATACAATTTGCTGGAACCGGATGTCGACTCACGCTCCCTGTCGTCGCATAG
- a CDS encoding PadR family transcriptional regulator, with amino-acid sequence MSLKHAILGFLSMRPLSGYDLKRYFDNSVRHFWSADQAAIYRTLAELESAELVEHERVAQLTRPDRKLYHITPAGSELLDRWLALPAPSVVRREPLLLKLFFQSRLSEEDLSELIKAELGAVEEELAVFRSILSSIDHDRSQFHEQAEHDEAREVYDGILVGPLITLTNGVQLGVAYRDWLRALLRAHESQELTAAALLAELHRVTNSL; translated from the coding sequence ATGTCGCTGAAGCACGCCATTCTCGGTTTCCTGTCGATGCGTCCACTCAGTGGCTACGACCTGAAACGGTATTTCGACAATTCGGTACGCCATTTCTGGAGCGCGGATCAGGCGGCGATTTACCGCACTTTGGCGGAGCTCGAATCAGCCGAGCTCGTGGAGCATGAACGCGTCGCGCAGCTGACACGCCCGGACCGCAAGCTCTACCACATCACGCCTGCGGGCAGTGAGTTGCTCGACCGCTGGCTCGCGCTCCCGGCACCGAGTGTGGTACGCCGCGAGCCGTTGCTGCTCAAGCTCTTCTTTCAGAGCCGGCTGTCGGAAGAGGACCTATCTGAGCTCATAAAGGCCGAGCTCGGCGCTGTCGAGGAGGAGCTCGCGGTCTTCAGATCGATCCTGTCGTCGATTGACCACGACCGGAGTCAGTTTCATGAGCAGGCCGAGCATGATGAGGCCCGCGAAGTCTACGATGGCATCCTGGTCGGTCCACTCATCACGCTCACCAACGGCGTGCAGCTTGGCGTGGCGTATCGCGATTGGCTCCGCGCATTGCTACGGGCCCATGAGAGTCAGGAGCTGACGGCGGCTGCACTGCTGGCCGAACTGCACCGAGTGACGAACTCGCTGTAG
- a CDS encoding trypsin-like serine protease: MRRLLTTAAIVVLAGCADSSIASTDANAPDLDGPRLVRNGALDGKTHPQVGLMIAKDAAGNPMWRCSGTLISPTVYLTAGHCTSGAATVELWFTADLEASLPTNGYPYTGEVAGTPYTHPEYNDAAFFVMDVGVVVLSAPVNAAAFGTLPDENSLEVMARARGQQNQTFTAVGYGLQQTNPVFTVAQRIRMSASPRLVQINSGLTGAHSLLLSNNTATGGTCFGDSGGPNFVGNSLVIGGVTSFGLNGNCAGTGGVFRLDRKVARDWVLSMMEAAP, encoded by the coding sequence ATGCGTCGCTTACTCACCACCGCCGCCATTGTAGTGCTTGCCGGATGCGCCGACAGTTCCATCGCTTCGACTGACGCGAATGCACCCGACCTCGATGGACCGCGCCTCGTGAGAAACGGAGCGCTCGACGGCAAAACCCATCCGCAAGTCGGCCTGATGATCGCGAAGGACGCCGCCGGCAATCCCATGTGGCGCTGCAGCGGGACGCTCATCTCACCGACCGTGTACCTGACCGCCGGTCACTGCACCTCGGGTGCGGCCACCGTCGAGCTGTGGTTCACCGCCGATCTCGAAGCCAGCTTGCCGACCAACGGCTATCCGTACACGGGTGAAGTCGCGGGTACGCCCTACACGCACCCTGAGTACAACGACGCGGCCTTCTTCGTCATGGACGTCGGCGTCGTGGTGCTAAGCGCGCCGGTTAACGCGGCCGCGTTCGGCACGCTACCCGACGAGAACTCGCTTGAAGTGATGGCGCGCGCCCGCGGCCAACAGAACCAGACGTTTACCGCCGTTGGCTATGGCTTGCAGCAGACCAACCCGGTGTTCACGGTCGCCCAGCGGATTCGCATGAGCGCGTCTCCGCGTTTGGTGCAAATCAACTCCGGTCTCACCGGCGCGCACTCGCTGCTGCTCTCCAACAACACGGCGACCGGTGGCACCTGCTTCGGCGATTCAGGCGGACCAAACTTCGTGGGCAACTCCCTCGTGATTGGAGGGGTCACGTCGTTCGGACTGAACGGCAATTGTGCCGGCACCGGCGGCGTGTTCCGCCTCGATCGGAAGGTTGCCCGCGACTGGGTGCTGAGCATGATGGAAGCGGCGCCGTAA
- a CDS encoding M1 family metallopeptidase, translating to MRYHVATALAVVGAFLSPPTRADTYPKNPNIDALNYAFTIELSDTTDLIVGELALDVRFVGPGVRAVRLDLISASAAQGGKGMRVSGVTMNGAATPFTHVDDVLLVPLASAPSVNQRARLVVRYQGTPASGLKIGKNKYGDRTFFSDNWPDKGRHWLPTIDHPYDKATSEFIVTAPSHYQVVSNGLQVEISDVPGGRRRTHWKNSVPIAPWLYVLGAARFAVQQVGTFEGKSIETWVYAQDRDAGFADFSTPTKDVLAYYSDYVGPFAYERLANIQSNSVSGGMEAASAILYSESSVTGTGSVRWRNVVIHEIAHQWFGNAVTEADWDDVWLSEGFATYFTLLYIEHAYGRDEFVRGLQSSRSTVMSFAAKNPAYTIIHKNLSRMEDVTSSHTYQKGSWTLHMLRGVIGEVAFQRGIRAYYAQHFNGNATTADFRRAMEDASGQELGWFFEQWLYKPGALKVAGTWTYDAAARQVRIALDQVQNDGSLFTMPIEIGVYSKGQPVPAMERVRVTAKSNSFTINTPTAPDSVRLDPNLWVLMEATFAKKP from the coding sequence ATGAGATATCACGTCGCCACCGCGCTGGCTGTCGTGGGCGCGTTCCTGTCGCCACCGACGAGGGCGGACACGTATCCCAAGAATCCCAACATCGACGCGCTCAATTACGCGTTCACGATCGAGCTGTCGGATACGACCGACCTGATCGTCGGGGAGTTGGCGCTCGACGTCCGCTTCGTGGGTCCGGGCGTGCGTGCCGTACGACTCGATCTCATCAGCGCGAGTGCGGCGCAGGGGGGTAAGGGGATGCGCGTGTCGGGCGTGACGATGAACGGCGCCGCGACGCCGTTCACGCACGTTGACGATGTGTTGCTGGTGCCGCTGGCATCAGCGCCGTCAGTGAATCAGCGCGCGCGGTTGGTGGTGCGCTATCAGGGCACGCCCGCGTCGGGACTCAAAATCGGAAAGAACAAGTACGGCGATCGCACCTTCTTCAGCGACAACTGGCCCGACAAGGGCCGCCATTGGTTGCCCACGATCGATCATCCGTACGACAAGGCCACCAGCGAGTTCATCGTGACGGCCCCCAGTCATTATCAGGTCGTGTCCAATGGTCTGCAGGTCGAGATCAGCGACGTGCCCGGCGGACGTCGGCGCACGCACTGGAAGAACTCAGTGCCGATCGCGCCGTGGCTCTACGTGCTGGGCGCGGCGCGCTTTGCGGTGCAACAGGTAGGGACGTTCGAGGGGAAATCGATCGAGACCTGGGTCTATGCGCAGGATCGTGACGCCGGGTTTGCCGACTTCTCCACACCGACGAAGGACGTGCTGGCGTACTACAGCGACTACGTGGGACCCTTCGCCTATGAACGGCTGGCGAATATCCAGTCGAACAGTGTGAGTGGTGGCATGGAAGCGGCATCCGCCATTCTGTACAGTGAGAGCTCGGTCACCGGCACCGGCAGTGTGCGCTGGCGGAATGTGGTGATTCACGAGATCGCCCATCAGTGGTTCGGCAACGCCGTGACCGAGGCGGACTGGGACGATGTGTGGCTCAGCGAGGGCTTCGCCACCTACTTCACGCTGCTGTACATCGAGCACGCGTATGGCCGCGACGAATTCGTGCGCGGGCTGCAGTCCAGCCGCAGCACGGTCATGAGCTTCGCGGCGAAGAATCCGGCGTATACCATCATCCACAAGAACCTGAGCCGCATGGAGGATGTCACCAGTTCCCACACCTACCAAAAGGGGAGCTGGACGCTGCATATGCTGCGCGGCGTGATCGGCGAGGTCGCGTTCCAGCGCGGCATTCGCGCGTACTACGCGCAGCACTTTAACGGGAATGCGACCACCGCCGACTTCCGCCGCGCCATGGAGGACGCGTCGGGGCAGGAGCTCGGCTGGTTCTTCGAGCAGTGGCTCTACAAGCCCGGCGCGCTCAAGGTCGCGGGCACGTGGACATACGACGCCGCTGCCCGCCAAGTGCGCATTGCGCTTGATCAGGTGCAGAACGACGGTAGCCTGTTCACGATGCCGATCGAGATCGGCGTGTATTCCAAAGGTCAGCCGGTACCCGCGATGGAGCGGGTGCGGGTAACGGCCAAATCCAACAGCTTTACCATCAACACCCCGACGGCCCCCGACAGCGTACGCCTGGATCCGAACCTGTGGGTGCTGATGGAGGCCACGTTCGCGAAGAAGCCATAA
- a CDS encoding Xaa-Pro peptidase family protein: MVTVPSVSRAQEKHAYQTDFTVAEFAARRARIYDAIGAQGIAVVQGASGVPGFSVFRQSNDFYYLCGLESAHAYLLLNGRTRTATLYLPHRDEGRERSEGKILSAEDSALVARLTGVQQVKGLESLSLDLVSADLIRPPALALYTPLSPMETGNDSRDELLAGQARAASDPWDGRPSREAHFVRLVHERFPQFEVRDLSPALDAMRVIKSTAEIALIRQATQLAGLGIMEAMRSTMPGVYEYQLDATAKHVFHAGGARGDGYASIIGGGTNAFLGHYFRKSDVLRDGDLVLMDYAPDYRYYTSDVTRIWPVNGKYSAAHAALYEYIVAYRDALFRYIKPGVTADEVLDRAAADMRQYLVGKTFASPAHRSAVERGLAFRGHFQHPVGMAVHDVGRVRGVPLKAGMVFTIDPMIWIPEEQLYIRIEDMALVTADGVENLSGFVPSRITDVQRTIGEAGVLQFRK, from the coding sequence GTGGTCACTGTTCCATCGGTGAGCCGGGCCCAGGAGAAGCACGCCTACCAGACGGACTTCACCGTCGCGGAGTTCGCCGCCCGACGCGCCCGGATCTACGACGCGATCGGCGCGCAGGGGATCGCCGTCGTGCAAGGGGCCAGCGGGGTTCCCGGCTTCAGCGTGTTCCGTCAGTCGAACGATTTCTACTACCTGTGTGGCCTCGAATCAGCGCACGCGTACCTGTTGCTCAACGGGCGCACGCGCACCGCCACGCTGTATCTGCCGCATCGCGATGAAGGACGGGAACGCTCAGAGGGGAAGATTCTCTCGGCGGAGGATTCGGCGCTCGTTGCTCGACTCACCGGTGTCCAACAGGTGAAGGGACTGGAGAGTCTTTCGCTCGACCTCGTGAGCGCCGACCTCATTCGTCCACCGGCGTTGGCGCTCTACACGCCGCTCAGCCCCATGGAGACCGGCAACGACAGTCGTGATGAATTGCTGGCCGGTCAGGCGCGTGCCGCCAGTGATCCGTGGGACGGCCGACCGTCGCGTGAGGCGCACTTTGTGCGGCTCGTGCACGAGCGCTTCCCGCAGTTCGAGGTGCGCGATCTGTCGCCGGCGCTCGATGCCATGCGCGTAATCAAGAGCACCGCAGAGATCGCGCTCATTCGCCAGGCGACGCAACTGGCTGGACTTGGCATCATGGAAGCGATGCGCTCCACCATGCCCGGCGTGTACGAATATCAGCTCGACGCCACTGCCAAGCATGTGTTCCATGCCGGCGGCGCACGCGGCGATGGCTACGCCTCGATCATCGGCGGCGGCACGAACGCGTTTCTGGGGCATTACTTCCGTAAGTCGGATGTGCTGCGCGACGGCGACCTGGTGCTCATGGACTATGCGCCCGACTACCGCTACTACACGAGTGACGTGACGCGCATCTGGCCGGTGAACGGGAAGTACAGCGCGGCACACGCGGCGCTGTACGAGTACATCGTGGCGTATCGTGACGCGCTCTTCCGGTATATCAAACCCGGTGTCACCGCCGACGAGGTGCTCGACCGTGCTGCGGCCGACATGCGGCAGTATCTGGTGGGGAAAACGTTTGCGTCGCCCGCGCATCGCAGCGCGGTCGAGCGAGGGTTGGCGTTCCGCGGTCACTTCCAGCATCCGGTCGGCATGGCCGTGCATGACGTGGGGCGCGTGCGCGGGGTGCCACTTAAAGCCGGCATGGTATTCACCATCGATCCGATGATCTGGATTCCCGAGGAACAGCTCTACATCCGTATTGAAGACATGGCGCTCGTCACGGCCGACGGCGTGGAGAATCTGAGCGGATTCGTGCCGTCGCGTATCACTGATGTGCAACGTACGATCGGCGAAGCCGGCGTCCTTCAATTCCGCAAATGA
- a CDS encoding SPFH domain-containing protein, with protein MHVFATLPLLQASSVDLLNSTTIALAGAAFALVLFVSLVLLFVTRYKRCPANRVLVISGRVGGNEAARCISGGGAFVWPVIQEFAYLSLEPMQINIPLKDALSFENIRVAVPSVFTVAVGSEAEVRQNAAMRLLGRLQDAIMKDAQDIIFGQLRQVIASMTIDQINRDRDGFLHKIQLSLEPELRKIGLVLINVNIHDLRDESGYIEAIGRKAAATAVQQARGDVADQERMGEVRVAEAEREKMVLVANASKDREIGLALADRERAVRLAELDKERQVGEQMAVFERDTQVKDAQRLQAVRIAQFDKEQKIGEQTAIFERDAMVKEAEQKKRVAVADADARAIAGEAESQALIVATQAQLSVRQAEAYQMVETKKREAEAAVVEAGNRAQTRAALADAERVEAEQRARLEAPAKAEKARTIVEAEADAERQRIHATAEAAAIFAKLDAQARGEYEVLSKRAEALGQLVEKAGGAREAFQLLMVDQIPLLAESAAKAISNIKFDKVVVWEGGNNNANGGLSGTAGFIQNMAKSMPPMMDVLRTVAGVELPAFLGTMTPETTPSAVPTTGTEATKGEEVASVK; from the coding sequence ATGCACGTCTTTGCCACGCTCCCGCTGCTGCAGGCCAGCTCGGTGGATCTCTTGAACAGCACGACGATCGCGCTGGCGGGAGCAGCCTTCGCGCTCGTCCTGTTTGTCAGCCTCGTTCTGCTGTTCGTGACGCGCTACAAGCGCTGTCCAGCGAATCGCGTGCTGGTGATCTCCGGCCGCGTGGGTGGCAATGAGGCCGCTCGATGCATCTCCGGTGGTGGTGCGTTCGTGTGGCCAGTGATTCAGGAGTTCGCGTATCTGTCGCTCGAGCCGATGCAGATCAACATCCCGCTCAAGGATGCGCTCTCGTTCGAGAACATCCGCGTCGCGGTGCCCAGTGTGTTTACCGTTGCCGTCGGCTCGGAAGCCGAAGTGCGACAGAACGCGGCGATGCGGCTGCTCGGTCGCTTGCAAGACGCGATCATGAAGGACGCGCAGGACATCATCTTCGGCCAGTTGCGTCAGGTGATCGCGTCGATGACGATCGATCAGATCAACCGCGATCGTGACGGATTTCTGCACAAGATCCAGCTCTCCCTCGAGCCGGAGTTGCGCAAGATCGGTCTCGTGCTCATCAACGTGAACATTCACGACTTGCGCGACGAGAGCGGCTACATCGAAGCCATCGGCCGCAAGGCTGCCGCGACCGCCGTGCAGCAGGCACGCGGTGACGTGGCTGATCAGGAGCGCATGGGCGAAGTGCGCGTGGCCGAGGCCGAGCGCGAGAAGATGGTGCTCGTGGCCAACGCATCAAAGGATCGGGAGATCGGACTGGCCTTGGCCGACCGCGAACGCGCCGTGCGGCTCGCGGAGCTGGACAAGGAGCGCCAGGTTGGCGAGCAGATGGCCGTGTTCGAGCGCGACACGCAGGTGAAGGACGCGCAGCGACTGCAGGCCGTCCGCATTGCGCAATTTGACAAGGAACAGAAAATCGGCGAGCAGACGGCGATCTTCGAGCGCGATGCGATGGTGAAGGAGGCCGAACAGAAGAAGCGTGTCGCCGTAGCCGATGCCGACGCCCGCGCCATCGCCGGTGAAGCGGAGTCGCAGGCCCTGATCGTCGCCACGCAGGCGCAGCTCTCGGTGCGTCAGGCGGAAGCGTATCAGATGGTGGAGACGAAGAAGCGCGAAGCAGAGGCGGCGGTAGTCGAAGCCGGTAATCGTGCGCAGACGCGTGCGGCGCTTGCTGATGCCGAGCGCGTGGAAGCCGAGCAGCGCGCCCGGCTTGAAGCGCCGGCAAAGGCCGAGAAGGCGCGCACGATCGTCGAGGCGGAAGCCGACGCCGAGCGGCAGCGCATTCACGCCACGGCAGAAGCGGCGGCGATTTTTGCGAAGCTCGATGCGCAGGCGCGCGGTGAGTATGAGGTGTTGTCGAAGCGCGCCGAGGCACTGGGCCAGCTCGTGGAGAAAGCCGGAGGCGCGCGCGAGGCGTTTCAGCTGCTCATGGTCGATCAGATTCCACTGCTCGCCGAGTCGGCGGCCAAGGCCATCTCGAACATCAAGTTCGACAAGGTCGTGGTGTGGGAAGGCGGTAACAACAATGCGAACGGCGGCTTGAGCGGTACCGCGGGCTTCATCCAGAACATGGCGAAGAGCATGCCGCCGATGATGGATGTGCTTCGCACCGTGGCCGGCGTGGAGCTGCCGGCGTTTCTCGGTACGATGACGCCGGAAACGACGCCGAGCGCAGTGCCGACGACTGGGACCGAGGCCACGAAAGGCGAGGAAGTGGCGTCGGTGAAGTAG
- a CDS encoding EamA family transporter codes for MIHRPQEAMELGTSSRAHRDARSAAIAATAACICFGASVVATRFVVAQTTPVVLAFLRYVIATVCMLVLLRRSAFLPMETRDRWHVALLGVLFFGVFPWSFSASLTHLPAATVALVVAANPLVTLALSALRGTERLSARAIMGQLLALAGIVLALPPLGLRSGASADAGVWIGYAEVATTVLCGAVYNVWSRPMLLKYPSAVVTGHAMMAGTLALAPLALAQGLLMHTRTITPSGWGAVLFLGTLGGAVGFGLWGFALRRSTPSRVAVFLALNPITAIALGVMLLGEPFTTRQWLALIAVLSGIQLATRK; via the coding sequence ATGATACACCGCCCGCAGGAAGCGATGGAGCTAGGTACATCCAGCCGGGCACATCGCGATGCGCGCAGTGCGGCCATTGCCGCCACCGCAGCCTGCATCTGCTTCGGCGCCTCGGTGGTGGCCACGCGGTTCGTGGTGGCGCAAACAACGCCGGTGGTGCTGGCGTTCCTGCGCTATGTCATTGCCACCGTGTGCATGTTGGTGCTGCTACGCCGGTCGGCGTTCCTGCCCATGGAGACGCGGGATCGCTGGCATGTGGCGCTGCTTGGTGTGCTGTTCTTCGGGGTGTTCCCATGGAGCTTCAGTGCTTCGCTCACGCATTTGCCGGCAGCCACCGTGGCCTTGGTGGTGGCCGCGAATCCATTGGTCACGCTGGCGCTCTCGGCGCTGCGCGGCACGGAGCGGTTGTCGGCACGTGCGATCATGGGCCAGCTGCTGGCCTTGGCGGGCATCGTGCTGGCGCTGCCTCCGCTCGGACTGCGCTCTGGTGCGTCGGCAGATGCTGGCGTGTGGATCGGCTACGCCGAGGTGGCGACGACGGTGTTGTGTGGTGCCGTCTACAACGTGTGGTCGCGTCCGATGCTGTTGAAGTATCCGTCGGCGGTGGTGACGGGGCACGCGATGATGGCGGGCACACTCGCGCTGGCACCGCTGGCGCTGGCGCAGGGTCTGTTGATGCACACGCGCACCATCACCCCGAGTGGCTGGGGGGCGGTGCTGTTTCTCGGCACGCTGGGCGGGGCGGTGGGCTTTGGGCTGTGGGGCTTTGCCCTGCGTCGTTCCACCCCCTCGCGCGTGGCGGTGTTTCTGGCGCTCAATCCCATCACCGCGATTGCGCTGGGCGTGATGTTACTGGGCGAACCGTTCACGACGCGGCAATGGCTCGCGCTGATCGCGGTGCTGTCGGGCATCCAGCTGGCCACGCGGAAGTGA